One window of the Nicotiana tabacum cultivar K326 chromosome 4, ASM71507v2, whole genome shotgun sequence genome contains the following:
- the LOC142180295 gene encoding cysteine protease inhibitor 8-like, which produces MDCISNNTQHPPCVNMKSFIFSFLLLSTTLSLLPFVVFSSSFTSTNPIVLPTTTADGKGLPIPVLPEVLDINGEPLQIGEKYHIISAIWGSGGGGVYLTNLGNTKCPNGVVQHGRDTRPGMPVKFFTTHPGPPPFNVVRETNNINIMFSVPTSRLCVNETVWKVGDPDLTARGVRFVVTGGTLGNPGPETINSWFKIEKVTKTAPFYNLRYCPDKVLCPMCQPVDCLDVGVTDHFGYRRLALTNQPFMVFFRKFQKTDG; this is translated from the coding sequence ATGGACTGCATATCAAACAATACGCAACACCCTCCTTGTGTAAACATGAAATCCTTTATTTTCAGCTTCCTCTTGCTTTCAACTACTCTCTCTTTGCTTCCCTTTGTGGTCTTTTCATCATCTTTCACTTCCACCAATCCCATTGTCCTTCCCACCACTACTGCTGATGGCAAGGGTTTGCCAATCCCTGTACTCCCCGAAGTGCTAGACATAAATGGCGAACCGCTCCAGATCGGCGAAAAGTACCACATTATCTCCGCTATCTGGGGAAGCGGCGGCGGCGGCGTATACTTAACCAATCTTGGAAACACCAAATGTCCAAACGGCGTAGTCCAGCATGGGAGGGACACCCGACCAGGCATGCCCGTGAAATTCTTTACCACTCACCCCGGTCCCCCACCTTTTAATGTCGTACGTGAAACTAATAACATTAATATTATGTTCTCTGTTCCAACGTCACGACTCTGTGTTAATGAAACTGTTTGGAAAGTTGGTGATCCCGACTTAACTGCACGAGGGGTTAGGTTTGTGGTAACCGGTGGAACTCTAGGAAATCCAGGACCCGAAACAATAAACAGCTGGTTTAAGATTGAGAAAGTAACAAAAACAGCACCTTTCTACAATTTAAGGTATTGTCCTGATAAAGTTTTGTGTCCAATGTGCCAACCCGTTGATTGTTTAGATGTCGGCGTGACTGACCATTTCGGATATAGGCGTCTGGCTCTCACCAACCAGCCTTTTATGGTTTTCTTCAGGAAATTCCAGAAGACTGATGGATAA